A region of Triplophysa rosa linkage group LG16, Trosa_1v2, whole genome shotgun sequence DNA encodes the following proteins:
- the zmym4.2 gene encoding zinc finger MYM-type protein 4 isoform X1, whose product MVRTCAYPRCWNLEKTVRLRASKTTKDERLIFHKFPLNDFVRLELWLLAIGWDLNTPFEKIKGSRLCSEHFKPDDYKPEEGRIRRILKKSAVPVPILQLKAARHAGAELQMEGRYDVNMDSDFQNDFSFVTGSPGAALKLEGGMSASSQSTEAFSPLSCTSAAGFPPDSEDSSEAGTKSDLQESVIEGHRVKLQKTMKQEDVDLRLHDKRMEVTSEPRNDKQTDEEDDEDREMNTEDTAQCSEELVITKVEDFTSEMPIDVDYTGDHSGRMEVDKPEYADTQTAKDDKNRMESFGMQTEPVVRLRKLHLVQPSVDLSVKIKEEPIDEECRKSPQAPERTLREHEDFTQTPDEITIRPAFPVGGNAIGAPAARAAKAPSVPAVSIPEQAPFSAIVTVCAGCKRIILKGKTAFQRSGSPKLYCSPQCLCITSAIEVKKKTCHHCLKEISHPKDVLLASVDTSGTTKEFCSQKCISAFNFRCSVCQRTSVTHGHEVKSMGTVHKLCSDVCFNQFLSSNKLTMNCCMNCGGYCKSTDGSCPSLQIEGNTVKFCTQKCLKVYKKRSLKTATCKMCHAKRPSAEMVVSQNSEGGEELFCSDSCATTYTAQTLSSSGTAVECKNCKKKQVPQYHLTMSEGTVQNFCSFTCVVSYEAVINKKQAPKKITSTSNNVPAPKPAAPRSAPAATSSSVKTASSSRPVQMVTRLPCAQCLQSFSHKPKLLEFKKKMYVFCDDSCVGDFGKTKNVTALCEYCKTDQVVKSVKRISKVDRTFCGQKCKLLFEDNLANEWGEKYCRDCFYCDAGSKTRVTGVFNDKQEEFCETQCLSKYTSLIHQDSKGIKCTMCKQGSKMNETVKWLDEMKHFCNLRCLMFFCSLQAVTGAVTKAANKSLSKRGATSVSSTVHQRPKETTPIIANVRSFSSEANGQSDVLESKDMDGSVPSITVEVPEDESFPEQTVSTQKCTVRTCARPRRNQKRKALPHNTKHKTIACKPNTRNAETQSDEIPKVIVLPVPVPVPVFVPVPMNLYTQYVPQTVGLPLPIPVPMFLPTTLDSAERIVKTIQEIKEKIPDDPLEADLIMMAEMVAEDAEREKKIKASDQKSNLMDIDSEDVSSNLSWEEDSVSSAQTLDQTPELEKAQSKSVPELEKAQSKSVPELEKALSKSVPELERELCKSVPELEKAQSKSAPSINPSTLTPTPIPTEEPQIDLQADFPVASTELIKEQKHNKKEVKVSDVKQKPRRKDSDSVLQKKRDNKCAASATSDGPADLSKMQHESGVSAWKNWVRWRNSQPHVETPKFGARSMTLKEDLLKCSTAELSYGLSKFISEVCRPNGENYSLDSIFYLCLGIQQHLFKNNRMENIFTDVCYSRFCQDMTNMLKGWTPTILSNGYVHSQVEEKYMWDCKQLGAFSPGVLLNTLLYFFTKFFNYKTVEQHRRLYFGRFKRYCQGQGNSKVVYLHFYPHKEDTSTDGVPAKKRKKEDERGKPLKIKENTENPFRCPVRLFEFYLSKCSPSVRHSTSQFYLNPERSCVPSSPTWFSTSSLSDEALENMLARILTVRELYMQEDQSPHEAESDSDSD is encoded by the exons ATGGTGCGTACGTGTGCCTATCCGAGATGCTGGAATTTAGAAAAAACCGTAAGATTGCGCGCGTCAAAAACAACGAAGGATGAAAgattaatatttcataaattCCCTTTGAATGATTTTGTGCGATTGGAGCTATGGCTGCTCGCTATTGGGTGGGATTTAAATACCCCCTTTGAGAAAATCAAAGGGTCCAGGTTGTGCAGtgaacatttcaaacctgacgATTATAAACCAGAAGAGGGAAGGATAAGACGAATCCTGAAGAAGTCAGCTGTGCCTGTGCCAATTTTACAGCTAAAAGCG GCTAGACATGCGGGAGCTGAGCTGCAGATGGAAGGACGGTATGATGTCAACATGGATTCTgactttcaaaatgattttagtTTTGTTACTGGGAGTCCAGGAGCTGCACTGAAACTAGAAG GAGGGATGTCTGCTTCTTCACAATCTACAGAGGCCTTTTCACCATTGAGCTGTACATCCGCAGCAGGTTTTCCTCCGGACAGTGAGGATTCCAGTGAGGCAGGAACGAAGTCTGACCTTCAAGAAAGCGTGATAGAGGGTCATCGTGTGAAGCTTCAGAAGACCATGAAGCAGGAAGATGTAGATTTGCGACTACATGATAAACGCATGGAGGTGACAAGTGAACCAAGAAACGATAAGCAAACAGATGAAGAAGACGACGAAGACCGggagatgaacacagaggataCAGCGCAGTGTTCAGAAGAGCTAGTGATCACTAAAGTTGAGGACTTCACAAGTGAAATGCCAATAGATGTAGACTACACTGGGGATCACAGTGGAAGGATGGAGGTGGATAAACCAGAATATGCAG ATACACAAACGGCAAAAGACGACAAAAACAGGATGGAGTCATTTGGAATG CAAACAGAGCCTGTGGTGAGACTCAGGAAGCTTCATTTGGTCCAGCCCTCTGTCGATCTGTCTGTGAAGATCAAGGAGGAGCCAATAGATGAGGAGTGTAGAAAGTCTCCTCAGGCTCCAGAGAGAACCTTGAGGGAACATGAG GATTTTACCCAGACACCTGATGAGATCACGATCCGTCCGGCGTTCCCCGTGGGAGGAAATGCCATTG GAGCTCCAGCGGCAAGAGCCGCAAAAGCACCATCAGTCCCTGCCGTGTCCATTCCCGAACAAGCCCCTTTCAGTGCCATTGTTACGGTGTGTGCCGGCTGTAAAAGGATCATACTGAAGGGTAAAACGGCCTTCCAGCGCAGCGGCTCTCCTAAACTCTACTGCTCACCTCAGTGTCTCTGCATCACCTCTGCCATTGAGgtcaaaaagaaaacatgtcaCCACTGCCTCAA AGAGATTTCTCACCCAAAGGATGTGCTTTTAGCCTCAGTGGACACGTCAGGAACTACTAAGGAGTTCTGCAGTCAGAAATGCATTAGTGCTTTTAACTTCAGGTGCAGCGTGTGTCAGAGGACAAGTGTG ACTCATGGTCACGAGGTGAAGTCCATGGGCACCGTCCATAAGCTGTGCAGCGACGTTTGTTTCAACCAGTTCCTCTCTTCCAATAAGTTGACCATGAACTGTTGTATGAACTGTGGTGGGTACTGTAAAAGCACAGACGGTTCGTGTCCCTCTCTACAGATAGAGGGCAACACTGTCAAGTTCTGCACCCAAAAGTGCCTCAAAGTCTACAAAAAG AGGAGTCTCAAAACTGCCACCTGCAAAATGTGTCACGCCAAGCGCCCATCTGCAGAAATGGTGGTCAGTCAGAACTCAGAGGGTGGAGAAGAGCTTTTCTGCTCTGACTCTTGTGCCACGACCTATACAGCCCAGACTCTCAGTTCCTCAG GTACTGCTGTGGAATGCAAAAACTGCAAGAAGAAACAAGTACCACAGTATCATCTAACAATGTCTGAAGGAACCGTTCAAAACTTCTGCTCCTTTACCTGTGTAGTGTCTTATGAG GCGGTAATAAACAAAAAGCAAGCTCCTAAGAAGATAACCTCTACAAGCAACAATGTTCCTGCCCCAAAACCTGCTGCCCCAAGATCTGCTCCTGCGGCGACCAGTTCATCAGTAAAGACTGCCTCCTCCAGTAGACCGGTCCAAATGGTCACCCGACTCCCTTGTGCTCAATGTCTGCAGTCATTCTCCCACAAGCCAAAGCTACTGGAGTTCAAG aaaaaaatgtatgtgttctGTGATGACTCTTGTGTTGGGGACtttggaaaaacaaaaaacgTCACAGCTCTCTGCGAATACTGCAAGACCGATCAAGTTGTGAAAAGTGTGAAAAGGATAAGCAAGGTTGACCGGACTTTCTGTGGGCAGA aATGTAAGTTACTCTTTGAGGATAACCTGGCCAACGAGTGGGGCGAGAAATACTGTCGTGACTGCTTTTACTGTGATGCTGGCTCTAAGACTCGAGTGACTGGGGTTTTTAATGACAAGCAGGAGGAGTTTTGTGAAACCCAGTGCTTGTCAAAATATACTTCACTGATCCATCAG GATTCTAAGGGGATCAAATGCACAATGTGCAAGCAGGGCAGTAAGATGAATGAAACTGTGAAATGGTTGGACGAGATGAAGCATTTCTGCAACCTGCGGTGCCTGATGTTCTTCTGCAGTCTGCAGGCCGTCACAGGGGCGGTCACTAAAGCTGCAAACAAATCTCTATCCAAACGGG GTGCAACGTCAGTGTCCTCTACAGTCCATCAACGCCCTAAAGAGACCACACCCATCATCGCCAATGTTAGATCGTTCTCAAGTGAAGCCAATGGACAGTCTGATGTTCTGGAAAGCAAAGATATGGATG GCTCTGTTCCATCCATTACTGTAGAAGTTCCAGAGGATGAAAGTTTTCCAGAACAAACG gtcagtACACAGAAATGCACTGTGAGGACTTGTGCCCGGCCACGTCGAAACCAAAAGAGAAAGGCCTTACCGCATAATACCAAGCACAAAACTATAGCCTGTAAACCCAACACCCGTAATGCTGAGACACAAAGTG ATGAAATTCCTAAAGTAATAGTGTTGCCTGTGCCTGTGCCGGTGCCTGTGTTCGTGCCGGTTCCTATGAATCTCTACACACAGTATGTTCCTCAGACTGTTGGGTTACCGTTACCG ATTCCAGTGCCCATGTTCCTCCCTACAACTCTGGACAGTGCTGAACGCATTGTGAAGACCATCCAGGAAATCAAAGAGAAGATCCCTGATGATCCTCTGGAGGCTGATCTCATCATGATGGCGGAGATGGTGGCTGAGGAcgcagagagggagaaaaaaatcaaagctAGTG ATCAGAAAAGTAACTTAATGGATATTGATTCGGAAGACGTGTCCAGCAATCTAAGTTGGGAAGAGGATTCTGTCTCTTCTGCTCAGACATTGGATCAGACTCCAGAGCTGGAGAAAGCACAGTCTAAATCTGTTCCAGAACTAGAGAAAGCACAGTCTAAATCTGTTCCAGAACTAGAGAAAGCCCTGTCTAAATCTGTTCCAGAGCTGGAGAGAGAACTATGTAAATCTGTTCCAGAGCTGGAGAAAGCACAGTCTAAATCTGCTCCATCCATCAATCCATCTACACTGACCCCCACCCCTATCCCAACAGAAGAGCCACAGATTGACCTGCAAGCTGATTTTCCAGTCG CGAGCACTGAACTTATAAAAgagcaaaaacacaacaaaaaggaGGTGAAGGTATCAGATGTCAAACAGAAGCCTCGCAGAAAAGACAGTGATAGCGTTCTTCAAAAGAAACGG GACAATAAGTGTGCAGCGTCAGCCACATCAGACGGCCCAGCTGACCTCTCCAAAATGCAACATGAGTCTGGTGTCAGTGCTTGGAAGAATTGGGTGCGCTGGAGGAACTCCCAACCTCATGTGGAGACTCCCAAATTTGGCG CGCGAAGCATGACGCTCAAGGAGGACTTGTTGAAGTGTAGCACTGCTGAGTTGAGCTACGGCCTCTCCAAGTTCATCTCTGAAGTTTGTCGACCCAATGGAGAGAATTACAGCCTTGATAGCATCTTTTATCTCTGCTTAGGCATCCAACAG CATCTGTTTAAGAATAATCGGATGGAGAACATATTCACAGACGTCTGCTACAGCAGATTCTGCCAGGATATGACCAACATGCTCAAAGGATGGACACCCACTATTTTGTCCAATG GTTATGTTCATTCTCAAGTAGAGGAGAAATACATGTGGGACTGTAAGCAGTTGGGGGCGTTCTCACCCGGCGTGCTGCTGAACACGCTGCTTTATTTCTTCACCAAGTTCTTCAATTATAAAACAGTGGAGCAGCATCGTCGCCTCTACTTCGGCCGCTTCAAGCGCTACTGTCAGGGCCAGGGTAACAGCAAAGTGGTCTATTTGCACTTTTATCCCCATAAAGAGGACACAAGCACAG ATGGTGTTCCAgcgaaaaagaggaaaaaagaagATGAAAGGGGAAAGCCGCTAAAGATAAAGGAGAATACAGAGAATCCCTTCCGCTGTCCTGTTCGACTTTTTGAGTTCTATCTCTCGAAATG TTCTCCCAGCGTGAGACATAGCACGTCCCAGTTTTACTTGAATCCTGAACGCTCCTGTGTGCCAAGCAGCCCCACATGGTTCTCCACATCCTCGCTGAGCGATGAGGCTCTGGAAAACATGCTCGCCCGCATCCTAACTGTTAGAGAGCTGTACATGCAAGAAGACCAATCGCCTCATGAAGCGGAATCTGACAGTGACTCGGATTGA